Proteins from one Juglans microcarpa x Juglans regia isolate MS1-56 chromosome 1S, Jm3101_v1.0, whole genome shotgun sequence genomic window:
- the LOC121246296 gene encoding MLO-like protein 6, whose amino-acid sequence MDPKQEYERTMEETPTWAVAAVCFVLIVISILIEYILHIIGHWLKKKHKRALYEALEKIKAELMLLGFISLLLTVFQDYISDICISKSVGATWHPCKNGSKSKSKEEDSDDEKSGRKLLQFLESGFGARRRLATKGYDKCAEKGKVALMSAYAIHQLHVFIFVLAVFHVLYCIITLALGRTKMRKWKVWEDETRTLEYQYSNDPERFRFARDTTFGRRHLNVWSKSTVSLWIVCFFRQFVRSVTKVDYLTLRHGFIMAHLAPESETRFDFQKYIKRSLEEDFKVVVEISPIIWFFAVLFLLSNTYGWFSYLWLPFVPLIIILLLGTKLLVIITKMGLRIQDRGDVVKGTPVVQLGDDLFWFGRPRFILFLIHFVLFQNAFQLAFFAWSVYAFGTSNCFHKRTEDIVIRISMGVIIQVLCSYVTLPLYALVTQMGSTMKSTIFNDRVATALKNWHHTAKKNTKQSHHSETNSPFSSRPATPTHGMSPVHLLHNYHHSSLDSLHASPRRASNAVENDHHWDIEETPSPRNRSDGVDDSQSPSRHLDQQERPIQEPIIIGRSSQLPPGPGAIRTHHEIDMNTSDFTFR is encoded by the exons ATGGACCCCAAACAAGAGTATGAGCGGACAATGGAGGAAACGCCTACATGGGCTGTGGCTGCGGTGTGCTTCGTGTTGATTGTTATTTCAATCCTTATCGAGTATATTCTTCATATTATTGGACAT TGGCTGAAAAAGAAACACAAGCGAGCTCTTTACGAAGCACTTGAAAAGATCAAAGCAG aACTTATGCTGCTGGGATTCATATCCTTGCTTCTAACAGTGTTTCAAGACTATATTTCTGATATATGTATATCAAAGAGTGTCGGAGCCACCTGGCATCCCTGTAAAAATGGGTCGAAGAGTAAGTCAAAGGAGGAAGATTCTGATGATGAGAAAAGTGGCCGTAAACTACTTCAATTTCTGGAATCTGGCTTCGGTGCGCGGCGAAGATTAGCTACAAAAGGATATGACAAATGCGCAGAAAAA GGTAAAGTCGCTTTGATGTCGGCATATGCGATTCACCAGCTCCACGTATTCATCTTTGTGTTGGCTGTTTTTCATGTGCTTTACTGCATCATCACCTTGGCTTTGGGCAGAACCAAG ATGAGAAAATGGAAGGTTTGGGAGGATGAAACAAGAACACTTGAATATCAGTACTCTAATG ATCCAGAGAGGTTTAGGTTTGCGAGGGATACAACATTTGGACGAAGACATTTGAACGTCTGGAGCAAGTCAACGGTTTCCCTTTGGATA GTGTGTTTTTTCAGACAATTCGTCAGGTCAGTTACCAAGGTTGATTACCTCACACTGAGACATGGATTTATTATG GCACATTTGGCACCCGAAAGTGAAACGAGATTTGATTTTCAGAAATACATCAAGAGATCACTTGAAGAGGATTTTAAAGTAGTGGTGGAGATCAG TCCTATCATATGGTTCTTTGCGGTGTTATTCCTCCTCTCCAACACTTACG GATGGTTTTCTTATCTATGGCTACCGTTTGTCCCATTGATT ATAATCCTATTATTGGGGACAAAGTTACTTGTGATCATTACAAAAATGGGGCTAAGAATACAAGACAGAGGTGATGTGGTTAAGGGTACACCTGTGGTGCAACTAGGCGATGACCTCTTCTGGTTTGGACGCCCTCGCTTCATTCTCTTCCTTATTCACTTTGTTCTCTTTCAG AATGCATTTCAACTGGCCTTCTTTGCATGGAGTGTG TACGCATTTGGCACGAGCAATTGCTTCCATAAGCGCACTGAAGACATTGTCATCAGAATCTCAATGGG GGTCATCATACAAGTTCTATGCAGCTATGTGACTTTGCCTCTCTACGCTCTAGTTACTCAG ATGGGTTCCACCATGAAATCCACCATTTTCAATGATCGAGTGGCAACAGCATTGAAAAACTGGCACCACACGGCCAAAAAGAACACGAAGCAAAGCCATCATTCTGAGACGAATTCACCATTTTCAAGTAGGCCTGCAACTCCCACACACGGGATGTCCCCAGTTCACCTCCTGCATAATTATCACCATAGCAGCCTTGACAGCTTGCATGCATCCCCGAGAAGGGCGAGCAATGCTGTTGAAAATGATCATCACTGGGACATAGAAGAGACCCCATCCCCAAGGAACCGAAGTGATGGAGTCGATGATTCTCAATCGCCCAGTAGGCACTTGGATCAGCAAGAAA